Proteins encoded by one window of Rutidosis leptorrhynchoides isolate AG116_Rl617_1_P2 chromosome 7, CSIRO_AGI_Rlap_v1, whole genome shotgun sequence:
- the LOC139859053 gene encoding uncharacterized protein, with protein sequence MAKIIDDKLILRETTNSATIRNNLVPQKIGIFVWRLLRKRIAVKEELDRRGIDLDSLLCPICNDAVESVDHAIISCKYAQEVWIGILKWWNLPLQSGITIDEMIKGSNSIVSAPRFKKIWQAVVWTTCYLLWKNRNLKVFQNDVWATSKIVNEVQVKSFEWIKNRSRKLSSSWHQWISSPSSPNVLDVLLDPG encoded by the coding sequence ATGGCTAAAATAATTGACGATAAATTAATCTTGAGGGAGACTACTAATTCGGCTACCATCAGGAACAACCTTGTCCCGCAAAAAATTGGGATTTTCGTGTGGAGATTATTGAGGAAAAGAATTGCGGTAAAAGAAGAACTCGATCGGAGGGGGATCGATTTAGACTCGTTATTATGTCCTATATGTAATGACGCGGTCGAGTCGGTTGATCACGCCATTATTTCATGCAAATACGCTCAAGAAGTTTGGATTGGCATCCTAAAATGGTGGAATCTTCCTCTCCAATCGGGTATCACGATTGATGAAATGATCAAAGGTTCGAATTCAATTGTTTCGGCTCCAAGATTCAAGAAGATATGGCAAGCGGTGGTTTGGACTACATGCTACTTATTATGGAAGAATAGGAATCTGAAAGTATTTCAAAATGACGTTTGGGCTACATCTAAGATCGTTAATGAAGTTCAAGTGAAATCATTTGAGTGGATTAAGAATCGTTCGAGAAAACTCTCTTCATCGTGGCACCAATGGATTAGTAGTCCGTCATCCCCTAACGTGTTGGATGTACTTCTTGACCCGGGTTAA